The Methanoculleus marisnigri JR1 genome window below encodes:
- a CDS encoding catalase produces MDQKRKVDEKSKQEQLDEFRQDPEQEYLTTNQAVRVSHTDDSLKAGERGPTLLEDFHFREKLTHFDHERIPERVVHARGSGAHGYFQVYEPMTEYTRAAFLQDPAKKTPVFVRFSTVVGFRGSADTVRDVRGFATKFYTEEGNYDLVGNNMPVFFIVDAIKFPDLVHAIKPEQHHQMPQASAAHDTFWDFVGNLPEITHMIMWVLSDRALPRSYRMMEGFGVNTFRFINAEGKARFIKFHWRPQLGVHSLVWDETQKIAGKDPDFNRRDLWEAIEMGDYPEFELGVQMIEEADEHNFEFDILDATKLWPEEEVPIRWIGKMILNRNPDNFFAETEQVAFCPANVVPGIDFSNDPLLQGRLFSYLDTQLIRLGGPNFQEIPINRTLAPAANNQREGYNRMTIDKGVVSYFPNALGENKPRPARVEEGGYAHYQEKIEGRKIRARSEKFNDHFSQAKLFWNSMSDAEKEHIVKAFHFELGKVSDSGVRKRVVDLINNVDGDLAIRIAEGIGVPPPAEKGASSGTKKSPNLSQEKTVMDTIKSRKVAILAMEGYDHDEVMQVKKALKDAGAHPQIVSQFRGMVKSADGKEMEVDKSYVTTTSVVYDAVYVPGGRHAETLKNQGFAIHFVNEAFKHCKPIGAMGEGIELLKASDIKGVTFVDAGTGGEAVSEMGVVTCGSQGDVNSFVEQFKTAIARHRHWDREKKEQVPA; encoded by the coding sequence ATGGATCAGAAGAGAAAGGTAGATGAGAAGAGCAAGCAGGAGCAGCTCGACGAATTCCGCCAGGACCCGGAGCAGGAGTACCTGACGACGAACCAGGCGGTCCGGGTAAGCCATACCGACGACTCGTTAAAAGCGGGGGAGCGGGGGCCGACGCTCCTTGAGGATTTCCACTTCCGCGAGAAACTGACGCATTTCGACCACGAGCGGATCCCCGAGCGGGTCGTCCACGCCAGGGGTTCGGGCGCTCACGGCTACTTTCAGGTCTACGAACCGATGACCGAGTATACGAGGGCGGCGTTCCTCCAGGACCCTGCAAAGAAAACGCCGGTCTTCGTCCGGTTCTCGACGGTCGTCGGGTTCCGCGGGTCTGCCGATACGGTCAGGGATGTCCGGGGATTTGCGACGAAGTTCTACACGGAGGAGGGGAATTACGACCTCGTCGGCAACAACATGCCGGTCTTCTTCATCGTGGACGCCATCAAGTTCCCCGACCTCGTTCACGCCATCAAACCGGAGCAGCATCACCAGATGCCGCAGGCCTCCGCCGCCCACGACACCTTCTGGGACTTTGTCGGGAACCTGCCCGAGATCACGCACATGATCATGTGGGTTCTCTCTGACCGTGCGCTCCCGAGGAGTTACCGGATGATGGAGGGGTTCGGGGTCAACACCTTCCGGTTCATCAACGCCGAGGGGAAGGCGCGGTTCATCAAGTTCCACTGGCGACCGCAGCTCGGGGTTCACTCGCTCGTCTGGGACGAGACGCAGAAGATCGCCGGGAAAGACCCGGACTTCAACCGCCGCGACCTCTGGGAGGCGATCGAGATGGGAGACTACCCGGAGTTCGAGCTCGGGGTGCAGATGATCGAGGAGGCGGACGAGCACAACTTCGAGTTCGATATTCTGGACGCGACGAAACTCTGGCCCGAGGAGGAGGTGCCGATCCGGTGGATCGGGAAGATGATTCTGAACCGGAACCCGGACAACTTCTTCGCCGAGACCGAGCAGGTCGCTTTCTGCCCGGCGAACGTCGTGCCGGGGATCGACTTCTCGAACGACCCGCTCCTCCAGGGCCGGCTCTTCTCGTACCTGGATACCCAGCTGATACGCCTCGGCGGCCCGAACTTCCAGGAGATCCCGATCAACCGGACGCTCGCGCCCGCCGCGAACAACCAGCGGGAGGGCTACAACCGGATGACGATCGATAAGGGTGTCGTGAGTTACTTCCCGAATGCGCTCGGCGAGAACAAACCCCGGCCGGCCCGGGTGGAGGAGGGCGGCTACGCCCACTACCAGGAGAAGATCGAGGGGAGGAAGATCCGTGCACGGAGCGAGAAGTTCAACGACCACTTCAGCCAGGCGAAGCTCTTCTGGAACAGCATGTCGGACGCGGAGAAGGAGCATATCGTCAAGGCCTTCCACTTCGAGCTCGGGAAGGTCTCGGACTCCGGGGTCCGCAAAAGGGTGGTGGACCTCATCAACAACGTCGACGGCGATCTCGCGATACGGATCGCGGAAGGGATCGGGGTGCCGCCCCCGGCGGAGAAGGGCGCATCCTCCGGCACGAAGAAGTCCCCGAACCTCAGCCAGGAGAAGACCGTCATGGACACCATCAAGAGCCGGAAGGTCGCGATCCTCGCTATGGAGGGCTACGACCACGACGAGGTGATGCAGGTGAAGAAGGCGCTCAAGGATGCGGGCGCTCACCCGCAGATCGTCTCGCAGTTCCGCGGCATGGTCAAGTCTGCCGATGGTAAAGAGATGGAGGTGGACAAGAGTTACGTCACCACCACCTCCGTCGTGTACGACGCCGTGTATGTCCCGGGCGGGAGGCACGCGGAGACCCTGAAGAACCAGGGCTTCGCGATCCACTTCGTCAACGAGGCCTTCAAGCACTGCAAACCGATCGGAGCGATGGGAGAAGGGATCGAACTCCTGAAGGCATCGGATATCAAGGGTGTGACCTTCGTCGATGCAGGAACCGGAGGAGAGGCCGTCTCCGAGATGGGGGTCGTCACCTGTGGGAGCCAGGGGGACGTGAACTCGTTTGTCGAGCAGTTCAAGACGGCCATCGCCCGGCACCGCCACTGGGACCGGGAGAAGAAGGAGCAGGTGCCGGCCTGA
- a CDS encoding radical SAM/SPASM domain-containing protein: MNRITRYIHATGTVSEVIRHRAAEKRPSGMLAFSELRRPVVFWNITNRCNLLCSHCYIRAGPGRGREDELTTEEGLALIDDLAEMRVPLLLFSGGEPLVREDFWELAGHAKESGLTTALSTNGTLITPAVARRLRDAGVEYAGVSLDGATAETHDGMRNVPGSFDKAVSALDNCRSAGLKCGVRVTATRENYAEICALIDLSLDTGAERFCVYWLVPSGRGGEGYDARQLRFQEIAGLLDLLIEKAREVDPAAMEFLTVDAPQDTVYLLKRLEKDDPSAYESMCTLLAHAGVGCSAGDRIANIDPSGAVYPCQFAQMDRLKVGSIREKPFSTIWNDPENRILADFRRKKDLVGGSCGRCSYRDRCGGGCRIRAFADTGDLWAEEPLCPVRREEPRDGA; the protein is encoded by the coding sequence ATGAACCGGATCACGAGATACATCCACGCGACCGGCACGGTCAGCGAGGTAATCCGGCACCGTGCGGCCGAAAAGAGACCGAGCGGCATGCTCGCGTTCTCCGAACTCCGCCGGCCGGTCGTCTTCTGGAACATCACGAACCGGTGCAACCTCCTCTGCTCCCACTGCTACATCCGGGCAGGGCCGGGGCGGGGGCGGGAGGACGAACTGACGACGGAGGAGGGGCTCGCTCTTATCGACGACCTTGCAGAGATGCGGGTTCCCCTTCTGCTCTTCTCCGGCGGCGAGCCGCTCGTCCGGGAGGACTTCTGGGAACTCGCCGGGCACGCGAAGGAGAGTGGCCTCACCACCGCCCTGAGCACCAACGGCACGCTGATCACGCCGGCCGTTGCACGGCGGCTCCGCGACGCGGGGGTGGAGTACGCAGGGGTCTCGCTCGACGGGGCGACCGCCGAGACGCATGACGGTATGCGAAACGTCCCGGGGAGCTTTGATAAGGCTGTCTCAGCGCTCGATAACTGCAGATCCGCCGGGCTGAAGTGCGGCGTCCGGGTGACGGCGACGCGGGAGAACTACGCCGAGATCTGCGCCCTCATCGACCTCTCCCTGGACACCGGGGCGGAACGGTTCTGCGTCTACTGGCTGGTCCCGAGCGGCCGGGGAGGGGAGGGGTATGACGCCCGGCAACTTCGATTCCAGGAGATTGCCGGCCTCCTTGACCTGCTCATCGAGAAGGCACGCGAGGTAGACCCGGCGGCCATGGAGTTCCTCACGGTCGACGCACCCCAGGACACCGTATACCTTCTTAAGAGGCTGGAGAAGGACGATCCTTCCGCATACGAGAGTATGTGCACCCTTCTTGCACACGCCGGCGTCGGGTGCAGCGCGGGAGACCGCATCGCAAACATCGATCCCTCCGGTGCCGTCTACCCCTGCCAGTTCGCCCAGATGGACAGACTCAAGGTCGGGAGCATCCGGGAGAAACCGTTCAGCACCATCTGGAACGACCCGGAGAACCGGATCCTCGCCGACTTCCGGAGAAAGAAGGATCTGGTCGGGGGCTCCTGCGGGCGATGCTCCTACCGCGACCGTTGCGGCGGCGGGTGCAGGATCCGGGCGTTTGCCGATACCGGCGACCTCTGGGCGGAAGAACCGCTCTGCCCCGTCCGCCGCGAGGAACCCCGGGACGGGGCGTGA
- a CDS encoding ATP-binding protein: MIREFVDRETESALLEEEWQKDGGRLIILYGRRRIGKTRLITEFVRDKKGILHFAEDTAPQIQIRRLQEAIAQFFDDPLLATLEIATWDQLFTYLARIPLPERRYLVIDEFTYLIKNDPAVLSALQKAWDTAFAGSNLYILLSGSMLGLMTDSALSYTSPLYGRRTRDMLLGPLRFADARKLLPWFSFRDALKAHLTIGGIPEYLLKAGDYPDYRTFVEREFFSRYGYFYREPYFLLSQEFRELKTYQAILNAVAVGNTSASSIAQFCGMDARHLYPYLEAMTRLGIIEKELPLLGSRRQGLYRIKDCIFDFWYNFVFSHRQEIEMESLTGDAVDMNPYFGKQFEVFVRNEFARSVLPGYTVGRWWYRGEEIDLVAARESDASIVFGECKWGSLTEREGRGVLTRLMQKAGGVRHDRYPNERFCLVAGSIEAKDRLREEGFLIYDLEEIEAVCAAG; encoded by the coding sequence ATGATTAGGGAGTTTGTCGACCGCGAGACCGAGTCCGCCCTCCTTGAGGAAGAATGGCAAAAAGACGGCGGGCGGCTGATCATACTCTACGGCCGGCGCCGGATCGGCAAGACCCGGCTCATCACCGAGTTCGTCCGCGACAAGAAGGGCATCCTTCATTTCGCCGAAGACACCGCGCCGCAGATCCAGATCCGGCGGCTACAGGAGGCGATAGCACAGTTCTTCGATGACCCGCTTCTCGCAACCCTGGAGATCGCGACCTGGGACCAACTCTTCACCTACCTCGCCCGGATACCGCTCCCGGAGCGCCGCTACCTTGTCATCGACGAGTTCACCTACCTGATCAAGAACGACCCGGCAGTCCTTTCAGCGCTCCAGAAAGCCTGGGATACCGCCTTTGCCGGATCGAATTTGTACATTCTCCTCTCCGGGTCGATGCTCGGGCTGATGACCGACAGTGCGCTCTCCTACACGTCCCCCCTCTACGGGCGGCGGACACGCGATATGCTCCTTGGGCCGCTCCGATTTGCCGATGCACGAAAACTGCTTCCCTGGTTTTCGTTCCGCGACGCCCTCAAGGCTCACCTGACCATCGGTGGCATCCCTGAGTACCTCCTCAAGGCCGGGGATTATCCCGACTATCGCACCTTTGTTGAACGGGAATTCTTCAGCAGGTACGGCTACTTCTACCGGGAGCCCTACTTCCTCCTCTCGCAGGAGTTCCGGGAGTTGAAGACCTATCAGGCGATCCTCAACGCCGTCGCCGTCGGTAACACAAGCGCCAGCAGCATCGCTCAGTTCTGCGGCATGGACGCCCGCCACCTCTACCCCTACCTCGAAGCGATGACCCGGCTCGGGATCATCGAAAAGGAGCTGCCCCTCCTCGGCAGCCGGCGGCAGGGGCTGTACCGCATCAAGGACTGCATCTTCGACTTCTGGTACAACTTCGTCTTTTCACACCGGCAGGAGATCGAGATGGAGAGCCTTACAGGCGATGCCGTCGATATGAACCCCTACTTCGGCAAACAGTTCGAGGTCTTCGTGCGGAACGAGTTCGCCCGGAGCGTTCTGCCGGGATATACCGTCGGACGATGGTGGTATCGCGGCGAGGAGATCGATCTCGTTGCCGCCCGGGAGAGCGACGCGAGCATTGTCTTCGGGGAGTGCAAATGGGGGAGCCTTACGGAACGGGAGGGGCGCGGCGTGCTCACGCGCCTTATGCAGAAGGCGGGGGGCGTCCGGCACGACCGCTATCCAAACGAACGCTTCTGCCTTGTCGCCGGCAGCATCGAGGCAAAAGACCGGCTTCGTGAGGAGGGGTTCCTCATCTACGACCTGGAAGAGATCGAAGCGGTGTGTGCTGCTGGATAG
- the ahbB gene encoding siroheme decarboxylase subunit beta, whose protein sequence is MMDRVDKELLILTQDGIGFEERPFLRAARRLRISEEEVVARLQRLRQIGVVRRFGMRINPRKAELMANAMVVWSVPENCVAEVGAAMAESPDVTHCYERRTIPGRWEYNLYTVLHCRDREDALRRVAALSRATGAADYRVLFSTEEFKREPSGRIEPAAGPGRGR, encoded by the coding sequence ATGATGGACAGGGTCGATAAAGAACTACTCATATTGACACAGGACGGTATCGGGTTTGAGGAGAGGCCGTTTCTCCGTGCGGCGAGAAGGCTTCGGATCAGCGAGGAGGAGGTCGTCGCCCGGCTGCAGAGACTCAGGCAGATCGGCGTCGTCCGCCGGTTCGGGATGAGGATCAACCCCCGGAAAGCCGAACTCATGGCGAACGCCATGGTGGTCTGGAGCGTCCCCGAGAACTGCGTCGCCGAGGTCGGAGCGGCCATGGCGGAGAGCCCCGACGTGACTCACTGCTACGAGCGCCGCACCATCCCCGGACGCTGGGAGTACAACCTCTACACCGTGCTCCACTGCCGTGACCGCGAGGACGCGCTCCGCAGGGTCGCGGCCCTCTCCCGGGCGACCGGTGCCGCCGACTACCGGGTTCTCTTCAGCACCGAGGAGTTCAAGCGGGAACCGAGCGGCCGGATCGAGCCTGCGGCAGGGCCGGGGCGTGGGCGATGA
- the ahbA gene encoding siroheme decarboxylase subunit alpha has translation MRLDPLDRVLLQRVQDDFPLDPRPYRVIGEALGMPELEVMARLAGLSRRGVIRHIAPILEPGSLGIRSSTLVAMRVPEKQMHEVAAIVNGYDGVSHNYRRDGDYNLWFTVAAAGEEELHGILEEIVRRSTIPPGDVLNLPMVRRFKLDVRFRFLAEEDDDGQGR, from the coding sequence GTGCGCCTCGACCCGCTCGACCGGGTGCTCCTCCAGCGGGTGCAGGACGACTTTCCTCTCGATCCCCGGCCGTACCGGGTCATCGGCGAAGCGCTCGGGATGCCGGAACTGGAGGTGATGGCGCGGCTGGCCGGTCTCTCCCGCCGGGGGGTGATCAGGCATATCGCGCCGATCCTGGAACCCGGAAGTCTCGGCATTCGCTCTTCCACGCTCGTCGCGATGCGGGTGCCGGAAAAGCAGATGCACGAGGTCGCGGCGATCGTGAACGGGTACGACGGCGTCTCCCACAACTACCGCCGCGACGGAGACTACAACCTCTGGTTTACCGTCGCCGCTGCGGGCGAAGAGGAACTTCACGGAATACTCGAGGAGATCGTGCGGCGGTCGACGATCCCTCCCGGGGACGTCCTGAACCTTCCCATGGTGCGGAGGTTCAAACTCGACGTCCGGTTCCGGTTTTTAGCGGAGGAAGACGATGATGGACAGGGTCGATAA